A section of the Rhizobium sp. Pop5 genome encodes:
- a CDS encoding glycosyltransferase family 4 protein, with product MVIVEADRVRDKPQSEAAPLIVHVVRQFLPNRGGLEDVVANLGRQTVRRGYRVRVVTLDSLFTAPEDKLPPRENIDGIEVVRIPWSGSSRYPFAPQVFRHLGDADLLHVHAIDFFFDALAWGRLLHGKPMIVTTHGGFFHTRKFAAIKKIWFRTLTRASAMAYRRVVCCSASDLKQFSEIVPESVLIENGADIGKFANTASRRAKRRVVTIGRFSVNKRLDHLLDAMAVLKTRDPEWHLDIVGAESDLNRTDVESEIENRSLTGRVTLHVSPDNDTIRRIIAEASLFASASEYEGFGLVALEAMSAGLLPVLNANDAFQTLAGRHPVIGLADFNNPEAAAAATESAYDGLARQPDAVRAELLDAARGYSWDIVAGRYIDLYRSLDIAAAESL from the coding sequence ATGGTGATCGTCGAGGCAGACAGAGTGCGCGACAAGCCGCAGTCGGAAGCGGCGCCGCTGATCGTTCACGTCGTGCGCCAGTTCCTGCCCAATCGCGGCGGTTTGGAAGACGTGGTCGCCAATCTCGGCCGCCAGACCGTGCGCCGCGGCTATCGTGTGCGCGTCGTCACGCTCGATTCGCTTTTCACCGCGCCTGAGGACAAGCTGCCGCCTCGCGAAAATATCGACGGCATCGAGGTGGTACGGATTCCCTGGTCGGGCAGCAGCCGTTATCCCTTCGCCCCTCAGGTTTTCCGCCATCTCGGCGATGCCGATCTGCTGCATGTCCACGCCATCGACTTCTTCTTCGACGCGCTCGCCTGGGGCCGGCTGCTGCACGGCAAGCCGATGATCGTCACCACCCATGGCGGCTTCTTTCACACCAGGAAATTCGCCGCGATCAAGAAGATCTGGTTCCGCACGCTGACCCGCGCCTCGGCGATGGCCTACCGGCGCGTCGTCTGCTGCAGCGCCTCCGACCTCAAGCAGTTTTCCGAGATCGTGCCCGAAAGCGTCCTGATCGAAAACGGCGCCGATATCGGCAAGTTCGCCAATACCGCTTCGCGCCGCGCAAAACGCCGTGTCGTCACGATCGGCCGTTTCTCGGTGAACAAACGGCTCGACCACCTGCTCGATGCGATGGCCGTGTTGAAGACGCGCGACCCGGAATGGCATCTCGACATCGTCGGCGCCGAATCAGACCTCAACCGGACGGATGTCGAAAGCGAGATCGAAAACCGGAGCTTGACCGGCCGCGTTACCCTGCACGTGTCGCCTGACAACGATACCATCCGCCGCATCATCGCCGAGGCCTCGCTCTTCGCCTCCGCCTCGGAATATGAAGGTTTCGGGCTGGTGGCGCTGGAGGCTATGAGCGCCGGCCTCTTGCCGGTGCTGAACGCCAACGATGCATTTCAGACGCTTGCCGGCCGCCATCCCGTCATCGGGCTCGCCGACTTCAACAATCCCGAAGCCGCTGCCGCTGCAACGGAATCAGCATATGACGGCCTTGCACGTCAACCGGACGCCGTTCGTGCGGAGCTTCTCGACGCCGCCCGCGGCTATTCCTGGGATATCGTCGCAGGGCGCTATATCGATCTCTACAGATCGCTTGATATCGCCGCCGCCGAAAGTCTCTGA